A window of the bacterium genome harbors these coding sequences:
- a CDS encoding tetratricopeptide repeat protein, protein FQKQGRYEEAEALYRQTAARWPDNAVTYNGLADTLQKQGKYEEAEALYRQASARWPDNAVARNGLANTLQKQGRWEEAEALYLQTASRWPDNVVAQCGLADTLQKQGRYEESEALYRQTAVRWPNEVVAQNGLADTLQKQGRLEEAEVFYRQIAARWPDNAVPHAGLADTLQKQGRWEEAEVLYRQAAARWPDNAVPHNGLADTLQKQGRWEEAEVLYRQAAARWPDNAVPHAGLADTLQKQGKLEEAEALYRQTAARWPRDRIPRHGLANLLRKRRRFNEVLDLVPVPSSLLSVNDFYDLHLLGMIALDKKEFARAEEIFSSGLQAAKRPKDREIFQNAMGLLKLRERDYEGALRILEDNPRDAGQELKVLRLHAIAGCQQEKGARELAVQLHRTVIALHSGVKKTLQLIETAYGLSSSSGLIQPTEHQLDQIIEEEIEMLLAA, encoded by the coding sequence CGTTTCAGAAACAGGGCAGGTACGAGGAAGCTGAAGCCCTTTACCGGCAGACGGCGGCGCGTTGGCCCGATAACGCCGTGACCTACAACGGACTGGCGGACACCCTGCAGAAGCAGGGCAAGTACGAGGAAGCGGAAGCCCTTTACCGGCAGGCGTCGGCGCGTTGGCCCGATAATGCCGTGGCCCGAAACGGACTGGCGAACACCCTCCAGAAACAGGGCAGGTGGGAGGAAGCGGAAGCCCTTTACCTGCAGACGGCGTCACGTTGGCCCGATAACGTCGTGGCTCAATGCGGTTTGGCGGATACCCTCCAGAAGCAGGGCAGGTACGAGGAATCGGAAGCCCTTTACCGGCAGACGGCGGTGCGTTGGCCCAATGAGGTTGTAGCCCAAAATGGCTTGGCAGACACCCTACAGAAGCAGGGCAGGTTGGAGGAAGCGGAAGTTTTTTATCGGCAGATAGCGGCGCGTTGGCCCGATAATGCCGTGCCCCACGCCGGACTGGCGGACACCCTCCAGAAACAGGGCAGGTGGGAGGAAGCTGAAGTCCTCTACCGGCAGGCTGCGGCGCGTTGGCCCGATAATGCCGTGCCCCATAACGGACTGGCGGACACTCTCCAGAAACAGGGCAGGTGGGAGGAAGCTGAAGTCCTCTACCGGCAGGCTGCGGCGCGTTGGCCCGATAATGCCGTGCCCCACGCCGGACTGGCGGACACTCTCCAGAAACAGGGCAAGCTGGAGGAAGCGGAAGCCCTCTACCGGCAGACGGCGGCGCGCTGGCCCAGAGACAGGATACCTCGCCACGGCCTTGCAAATCTTTTGCGCAAGCGAAGGCGTTTTAACGAAGTGCTGGATCTGGTCCCGGTGCCTTCCTCGCTGCTTTCAGTGAATGATTTCTACGATCTTCACCTGCTTGGCATGATTGCCTTGGATAAAAAGGAATTCGCGCGGGCTGAAGAGATTTTCAGCAGTGGCCTACAGGCGGCGAAACGCCCTAAGGACAGGGAAATTTTCCAGAATGCCATGGGGCTTTTGAAGCTCCGGGAAAGGGACTATGAGGGCGCTCTTCGCATTCTGGAAGACAATCCCCGTGACGCGGGGCAGGAGTTGAAGGTCCTTCGCCTTCATGCGATTGCAGGCTGCCAGCAGGAGAAGGGGGCGCGGGAACTGGCGGTCCAGTTGCACCGGACGGTAATCGCGCTCCATTCCGGCGTGAAAAAAACGCTTCAACTCATCGAGACCGCTTACGGGCTATCCTCCTCCAGCGGCCTTATTCAGCCCACTGAACACCAACTGGATCAGATCATCGAGGAAGAAATAGAGATGCTCCTCGCTGCGTAA
- a CDS encoding DUF485 domain-containing protein, translated as MAKKSTHELLESPDFKRLVAKRWSVSIILTIALFIIYYGYIALIGWNKAFLSTKIGEVTPIGIPLGVAVIVFSWILTVIYVVWANKVYDPEVQRLKDQLLK; from the coding sequence ATGGCCAAAAAATCAACACATGAGTTGCTGGAATCCCCCGATTTCAAGCGGCTTGTCGCCAAAAGATGGTCCGTATCCATCATTCTTACAATAGCCCTGTTCATCATTTATTACGGGTATATCGCCCTCATCGGCTGGAACAAGGCATTCCTCTCCACGAAGATCGGCGAAGTCACTCCCATCGGCATCCCGCTGGGCGTGGCGGTTATCGTTTTCTCGTGGATACTCACGGTCATTTACGTCGTTTGGGCCAACAAGGTCTATGACCCTGAAGTCCAGCGTCTTAAAGACCAGCTGCTTAAGTAA
- the actP gene encoding cation/acetate symporter ActP, with protein sequence MPTGIQTSIGEPTGSAIFFFFIVVAATLYVTYVAAKKTKTASEFYAAGRSVSALQNGFALSGDYMSAASFLGIAGLVALKGYDGMIYATGWLVGWPALMFLIAEPLRNLGKFTFADVLSFRLKQRPVRIATAIGGILTVLFYTIAQMVGSGNLIKLMFGIPYEVAEIIVGCVMLMYVLFGGMLATTWVQIIKACLLLFGVSIMTVLVLSKFGFNPGNLYMEVAKQYGQSALEPGGLVKDPIDAISLGLALMLGLLGLPHILMRFFTVPDAKAARISVLYATGFIGYFYCIIPIVGFGASALIKATNPDGTPMLGRAVITAIDKGGNMAAPMLAELLGGTPFLGFIAAVAFATILAVVAGLTLAGASAFSHDIYVSVIKQGHATEAEQMKMAKRATMVFGVAGILLGILFKGQNVAFMVGLAFAIACSANFPALIMSILWKKFTTAGAVSAVLVGTFLSVGLIFASSTVWGDVFKFTLPGADGKPVSVSLFGWLANDPKVWTMKNPAIISMTASFLVGWVVSLMTSEPSAEEAFEDEKLRTYLGIGAE encoded by the coding sequence ATGCCTACAGGAATCCAGACTTCGATTGGCGAGCCAACCGGGTCAGCGATATTTTTCTTTTTCATAGTCGTCGCGGCCACCCTCTACGTCACATACGTAGCCGCCAAAAAGACCAAGACTGCGAGCGAGTTCTACGCCGCCGGCCGTTCGGTCAGCGCCCTTCAGAACGGCTTCGCGCTTTCCGGCGACTACATGTCCGCCGCGTCCTTTCTCGGCATAGCCGGCCTCGTCGCCCTCAAGGGTTACGACGGCATGATCTACGCCACAGGCTGGCTGGTCGGCTGGCCCGCCCTCATGTTCCTCATCGCGGAACCGCTTCGTAACCTCGGCAAGTTCACCTTCGCCGACGTTCTCTCCTTCCGCCTCAAACAGCGGCCCGTCCGCATAGCCACCGCCATCGGCGGCATTCTTACCGTTCTTTTTTACACCATCGCCCAGATGGTCGGCTCCGGCAACCTGATCAAGCTGATGTTCGGCATCCCCTACGAAGTCGCCGAAATCATCGTCGGCTGCGTCATGCTGATGTACGTTCTCTTCGGCGGCATGCTCGCGACCACGTGGGTCCAGATCATCAAGGCCTGCCTGCTTCTCTTCGGCGTCTCGATCATGACCGTTCTCGTTCTCTCCAAGTTCGGTTTCAACCCCGGCAACCTCTACATGGAAGTCGCCAAGCAGTACGGTCAGTCCGCCCTCGAACCCGGCGGTCTCGTCAAGGACCCGATCGACGCGATATCGCTGGGCCTCGCGCTGATGCTGGGTCTCCTCGGCCTCCCGCACATCCTCATGCGCTTTTTCACGGTTCCCGACGCGAAGGCCGCCCGCATATCCGTTCTTTACGCGACCGGCTTCATCGGTTATTTCTACTGCATAATCCCCATCGTCGGCTTCGGCGCTTCCGCTCTTATCAAGGCCACCAACCCCGACGGCACCCCGATGCTGGGCCGCGCAGTCATCACCGCTATCGACAAGGGCGGCAACATGGCCGCTCCCATGCTCGCGGAACTCCTCGGCGGCACGCCCTTCCTGGGCTTTATCGCCGCCGTCGCGTTCGCAACGATCCTCGCGGTCGTCGCGGGCCTCACCCTGGCCGGAGCCTCCGCCTTCTCGCATGACATCTACGTCAGCGTCATCAAGCAGGGCCATGCAACCGAAGCAGAGCAGATGAAGATGGCGAAGAGAGCCACGATGGTTTTCGGCGTAGCCGGCATCCTTCTGGGCATCCTCTTCAAGGGCCAGAACGTCGCCTTCATGGTCGGCCTCGCGTTCGCGATAGCCTGTTCCGCGAACTTCCCGGCCCTCATCATGTCGATTCTGTGGAAGAAGTTCACCACCGCAGGCGCGGTCTCCGCGGTTCTCGTCGGCACCTTCCTCTCCGTCGGGCTGATTTTCGCCAGCTCCACGGTTTGGGGCGACGTCTTCAAGTTCACGCTCCCCGGCGCCGACGGCAAGCCCGTTTCCGTCAGCCTCTTCGGCTGGCTGGCCAACGATCCCAAGGTCTGGACGATGAAGAACCCCGCGATCATCTCCATGACCGCTTCCTTCCTCGTCGGCTGGGTTGTCTCCCTGATGACCAGCGAGCCCAGCGCGGAAGAAGCTTTTGAAGACGAGAAGCTTCGCACCTACCTCGGAATCGGCGCCGAGTAA
- a CDS encoding CBS domain-containing protein, whose translation MEQGNVFFIKAREFCQKRMQTAVLEDTAAMVAQKMVDQNVSSLVVVSDEKPVGIITDKDLRNKVILVGADAREITAENVMSSPLVFVEEDDDLFEAVYKMSKHKIHRIAVVDPGGRLCGIITDSDILRLQANTPQFLIRDIEHAQSIDDLKKILKEITMLVISLHKTGVKTPDIVRLIAHMNDSLLLRIIKILKRERFRNLPGGFAFVALGSEGRMEQTLKTDQDNAIIYADDLTVAQVSEIASFSNELVDSLIEVGVPPCPGGTMAKNPPWRRSLGEWKSVVDKWIAVPSHDSILHYSMFSDVRTVYGDPNLEFRIKEHIIRRGSENAIFLAHMAKNVVNFEPPLGIFGKLKLKKEGEHKGLLDVKSGGIFPISDGIKVLALEGGFLTGGTREKIDLLCQSGSLSRGDGADLLTSFNFFSTVRLRSQISEIEAGKPPSNFINLDELNNIEKMSLKIGFEAVKSFQNLLKLRFRLDFISD comes from the coding sequence ATGGAACAAGGAAACGTCTTCTTTATAAAGGCCCGGGAGTTTTGCCAGAAGCGGATGCAGACCGCCGTTCTGGAAGACACCGCGGCAATGGTCGCTCAAAAGATGGTCGACCAGAACGTCTCAAGCCTGGTGGTCGTCTCGGACGAAAAACCGGTTGGAATAATCACCGACAAGGACCTGCGGAACAAGGTCATACTGGTGGGAGCCGACGCGAGAGAGATAACCGCCGAGAACGTCATGAGCTCTCCTCTCGTCTTTGTAGAGGAAGACGACGACCTTTTCGAGGCCGTCTACAAGATGAGCAAGCACAAGATCCACAGGATCGCGGTGGTCGATCCCGGCGGAAGACTGTGCGGCATCATTACGGATTCGGATATCCTGCGCCTTCAGGCCAACACCCCCCAGTTCCTGATACGGGACATCGAGCACGCCCAGTCCATCGATGACCTGAAGAAGATTTTAAAGGAGATAACCATGCTGGTCATCTCCCTCCACAAGACCGGCGTAAAAACTCCCGACATAGTCAGGCTCATCGCCCACATGAACGACTCCCTTCTTCTTCGCATAATAAAGATTCTGAAAAGAGAGAGGTTCAGAAACCTGCCTGGAGGGTTCGCCTTCGTAGCTCTGGGCAGCGAAGGCAGGATGGAGCAGACCCTGAAGACCGATCAGGACAACGCGATAATCTACGCGGACGATCTGACCGTGGCCCAGGTCTCGGAGATAGCCTCCTTTTCAAACGAACTCGTGGATTCTCTTATAGAGGTGGGCGTTCCGCCCTGTCCCGGCGGGACGATGGCGAAAAACCCTCCCTGGAGAAGGAGCCTCGGCGAGTGGAAATCCGTCGTCGACAAATGGATAGCCGTCCCGAGCCACGACAGCATCCTCCATTACAGCATGTTTTCGGACGTTCGCACCGTCTACGGAGATCCGAATCTCGAATTTAGGATCAAGGAACACATAATCAGGCGGGGAAGCGAAAACGCCATCTTTCTCGCGCACATGGCCAAGAACGTCGTCAATTTCGAGCCGCCCCTCGGCATCTTCGGCAAGCTCAAACTGAAAAAGGAAGGGGAGCACAAGGGGCTTTTGGACGTAAAGAGCGGCGGAATATTTCCCATAAGCGACGGAATCAAGGTTCTGGCCCTTGAGGGGGGATTTCTGACCGGCGGGACGCGGGAAAAGATAGACCTGCTCTGCCAGAGCGGCTCTCTGTCACGCGGCGACGGAGCCGATCTCCTCACGAGTTTCAACTTCTTTTCGACGGTGCGTCTCCGAAGCCAGATAAGCGAGATAGAGGCTGGAAAGCCTCCCTCCAACTTCATAAACCTTGACGAACTCAACAACATCGAAAAAATGAGCCTGAAAATCGGCTTCGAGGCAGTCAAATCTTTTCAGAATCTGCTTAAATTGCGCTTTAGGCTGGACTTTATCTCCGACTGA
- a CDS encoding universal stress protein: MRPLRKLLFPTQFESLDYSSLEKLLPLTVAGLREVVFLYVVDRDEVGFVPYGGFDKELAKELKLKANLKFEDWGKELEARGLKWKAVVEIGNPEPRIIEVASREEADVIAVGRHLGALDSLIPSGTEFGILRDSPVPVLFLVSPENCEEGEEPLLGHILLATDFSPHAGEALDFMEGLQEAAGRVSLLHVIEDCDFDAVSKSGEPVCEAECREPLETAEKGLRAKGFDVESHLLYGDAATEILRFARERGVTLIIAGSRGKRTFEEYFTGSVSTKIAEETNIPALFVPLGGEN; encoded by the coding sequence ATGAGACCCCTGCGGAAACTGCTCTTCCCCACCCAGTTTGAAAGCCTTGACTACTCTTCCCTCGAAAAGCTCCTGCCGCTCACGGTAGCGGGGCTTCGGGAGGTGGTCTTTTTATATGTGGTAGACCGCGACGAGGTGGGTTTCGTCCCCTACGGCGGCTTCGACAAGGAGCTTGCGAAGGAACTGAAACTGAAGGCGAACCTGAAATTCGAGGACTGGGGAAAGGAACTGGAAGCCAGGGGGCTCAAATGGAAGGCGGTAGTGGAGATAGGAAATCCCGAACCCAGGATAATCGAGGTCGCTTCGCGCGAGGAGGCGGACGTTATCGCTGTCGGCAGGCACCTCGGCGCGCTCGACTCGCTTATACCCTCCGGCACGGAGTTCGGTATTCTCCGCGATTCTCCCGTTCCGGTTCTCTTCCTCGTTTCACCCGAAAACTGCGAGGAGGGAGAAGAGCCTCTCCTCGGCCATATACTCCTGGCGACGGATTTCTCGCCCCATGCGGGCGAGGCGCTTGATTTCATGGAGGGATTACAGGAGGCGGCGGGCAGGGTTTCGCTGCTTCACGTCATCGAGGATTGCGACTTTGACGCTGTCTCGAAGAGCGGGGAGCCGGTGTGCGAGGCCGAGTGCAGGGAGCCGCTGGAAACCGCCGAAAAAGGACTTCGCGCCAAAGGCTTCGACGTCGAATCGCACCTTCTCTACGGCGACGCGGCAACGGAAATACTTCGCTTCGCCCGCGAGCGCGGCGTTACGCTGATAATAGCCGGGTCCAGGGGGAAGCGCACCTTCGAGGAGTATTTTACCGGCTCCGTCTCCACGAAAATAGCCGAAGAGACTAATATTCCGGCGCTGTTTGTGCCGCTTGGCGGAGAGAATTAG
- a CDS encoding sodium:proton antiporter: MQHRLPKSRLPLTALWILFLPALASASGSEGGGLGEVLPLFSGVPFAGILLSIALFPLLAPRFWHHHFGKVTAFWGLALVIPFLASYGGSGLYEVIHVYLADYVPFIILLWALFCVSGGILVSGSLAGTPVVNTTMLLLGTFLASLIGTTGAAMLLIRPFLRANSWRKRKAWQVVFFIFLVCNVGGSLTPLGDPPLFLGFLHGVPFFWTLALLPLMLTVSLILLAAFFFTDSYYYKKETAPPVSCSIPLRIEGLHNVLFLLGIVGAVLVSGIWHLGEVNIFGVHRPVADLLRDALLIGLGFASLKTTNRSIRTRNEFSWAPIIEVAILFAGIFVTMIPVILILKAGTKGEMAFIVEAVKSPAHFFWASGALSSFLDNAPTYLVFLNTELGNFFPGMAEREAITALIRDNGVYLKAISAGAVFMGANSYIGNAPNFMVRSIAEETGVEMPSFFGYIFKFSLPILIPSFALVTFIFFM; encoded by the coding sequence ATGCAACACCGCTTACCCAAAAGCCGCCTCCCGCTAACAGCCCTCTGGATTCTTTTCCTGCCCGCCCTGGCTTCGGCGTCCGGCTCGGAGGGTGGAGGGCTCGGCGAGGTGCTTCCGCTCTTCAGCGGCGTCCCCTTCGCGGGAATACTTCTCTCCATCGCGCTCTTTCCCCTTCTGGCCCCCCGCTTCTGGCATCACCATTTCGGCAAGGTGACGGCGTTCTGGGGACTCGCGCTGGTCATCCCCTTCCTGGCCTCTTACGGCGGCAGCGGCCTTTACGAGGTTATCCACGTCTACCTCGCGGACTACGTGCCCTTTATAATCCTCCTCTGGGCGCTCTTTTGCGTCTCGGGGGGAATTCTGGTCAGCGGAAGCCTCGCCGGAACACCGGTTGTCAACACCACGATGCTCCTTCTCGGCACCTTCCTGGCTTCCTTAATCGGCACGACGGGCGCGGCGATGCTGCTGATACGCCCCTTCCTCCGGGCTAACTCCTGGAGGAAGCGAAAAGCCTGGCAGGTCGTCTTTTTCATCTTTCTCGTCTGCAACGTGGGCGGTTCCCTGACCCCGCTCGGCGACCCGCCGCTCTTCCTGGGTTTCCTCCACGGGGTGCCCTTCTTCTGGACTCTGGCGCTTCTGCCGCTGATGCTCACCGTTTCCCTGATCCTTCTCGCGGCCTTCTTCTTTACCGACAGCTACTATTACAAAAAGGAAACCGCCCCTCCGGTGAGCTGCTCCATACCGCTTCGCATCGAGGGACTCCACAACGTTCTTTTTCTTCTCGGCATTGTCGGAGCCGTGCTGGTCAGCGGTATCTGGCATCTTGGGGAGGTAAACATCTTCGGCGTTCACCGCCCGGTGGCGGACCTTCTGCGCGACGCGCTCCTCATCGGCCTCGGATTCGCCTCCCTGAAGACGACGAATCGCAGCATAAGGACAAGAAACGAATTCAGCTGGGCGCCGATAATCGAGGTGGCGATACTCTTCGCGGGCATCTTCGTCACGATGATACCGGTCATACTGATTCTGAAGGCGGGAACCAAGGGCGAGATGGCCTTCATCGTCGAGGCGGTCAAGTCTCCGGCGCACTTCTTCTGGGCTTCGGGGGCGCTCTCCAGCTTTCTGGACAACGCGCCGACCTACCTGGTCTTTTTGAACACCGAACTGGGTAATTTCTTTCCCGGCATGGCCGAGCGCGAAGCCATAACCGCCCTCATTCGCGACAACGGAGTCTACCTGAAGGCGATTTCGGCGGGCGCGGTCTTCATGGGCGCGAATTCCTACATCGGAAACGCCCCCAACTTCATGGTCCGCTCGATAGCGGAGGAAACGGGAGTGGAGATGCCGAGCTTCTTCGGGTACATCTTCAAATTCTCCCTGCCGATACTGATACCCTCCTTCGCTCTCGTCACTTTCATCTTCTTTATGTAG
- the gnd gene encoding decarboxylating 6-phosphogluconate dehydrogenase: MEIGIAGLGRMGGGIAGRLLGRGHRVTGYDASADAVRGAAAKGAAAARSLAELVNTLAPPRAVWLMLPAGAPTGETIEKLSALLAPGDLIIDGGNSHYRDSMQRAKELAEKEILFVDVGVSGGVWGLENGYSLMAGGEKSAIDRIAPVLRDLAPAPDKGWGHVGPAGAGHFVKMVHNGIEYGLMQAYAEGFNLLFAKKEFDFDLEEVANIWRHGTVIRSWLLDLTAEALGGNPTLSGVSPKVSDSGEGRWTVAEAAELGVPVPVISASLMQRFASGDGENFGNRLLSALRHEFGGHKYKSGE; this comes from the coding sequence TTGGAAATCGGCATCGCGGGTCTTGGCAGGATGGGCGGAGGGATAGCAGGGCGTCTTCTGGGGCGGGGCCACAGGGTGACCGGCTACGACGCGAGCGCTGACGCTGTTAGGGGGGCGGCGGCCAAGGGCGCGGCTGCGGCCCGGAGCCTTGCCGAATTGGTGAATACACTCGCCCCGCCGAGGGCGGTCTGGCTTATGCTTCCCGCAGGGGCTCCCACCGGCGAGACCATTGAAAAGCTCTCGGCCCTTCTTGCCCCCGGGGACCTCATAATCGACGGGGGAAACAGCCATTACAGGGATTCAATGCAAAGGGCGAAGGAACTGGCGGAAAAAGAGATTCTCTTCGTGGACGTGGGCGTCAGCGGAGGGGTGTGGGGGCTTGAAAACGGCTACAGCCTCATGGCGGGAGGAGAAAAAAGCGCCATCGACAGGATTGCACCCGTGCTTCGCGACCTCGCGCCCGCGCCGGACAAAGGCTGGGGCCACGTCGGGCCCGCCGGGGCGGGCCATTTCGTAAAGATGGTCCACAACGGCATCGAATACGGGCTGATGCAGGCCTACGCCGAAGGGTTCAACCTCCTTTTCGCCAAAAAAGAATTCGACTTCGACCTCGAAGAGGTGGCTAATATCTGGCGGCACGGCACGGTAATACGTTCGTGGCTGCTGGATCTTACGGCGGAGGCGCTGGGGGGAAATCCCACCCTTTCCGGCGTCTCGCCCAAGGTGTCCGATTCCGGCGAGGGGCGCTGGACCGTCGCCGAGGCTGCTGAACTCGGGGTTCCCGTTCCCGTAATCTCCGCCTCCCTCATGCAGAGATTCGCTTCCGGGGACGGGGAGAATTTTGGAAACAGGCTCCTCTCCGCGCTTCGCCACGAGTTCGGCGGGCACAAGTACAAGAGCGGGGAGTGA
- the zwf gene encoding glucose-6-phosphate dehydrogenase, producing MEDALRLLAELREVHCVETRPENCGIVIFGGSGDLANRKLLPSLYRLFCRGLMPEDFYVAGVLSYGDSPKNDDSFRESLRKLLAFGEGSCEEKLAAFTERCYYAPGDYRDPDLFWTLAGRLGGLDGAHKTGNRRFYYLAVPPALQEPIIAQMGETGLTMEAEDNSNWKRVVVEKPFGRDLESAIALSAKLQSYLLERQIYRIDHYLGKETVQNILMLRFANAIFEPVWNRNHVDHVQITAAEALGVEHRGSYYDDAGCLRDMFQNHMFQLLSLVAMEPPPHFRADRYRDEKVKLTQSIRPFPKEPALLRKQIVRGQYEAGEVEGERVRGYREEEGVAPDSETETYVAMKLLIDNWRWAGVPFYLRSGKRLKRKLSEIAVIFKPVPHSLFKEEDEGGLSPNVLVLGVQPKEGISLTIEAKRPGPKFCMGSLTLNFDYRSVFGEEPPEAYERLLLDVMLGDQTLFVRSDGIESAWSILTGLLDTWKASDAGTKECSLRTYPAGSGGPDAADVLLGRDGRVWRSF from the coding sequence TTGGAAGACGCGCTTCGCCTTCTGGCCGAACTCCGCGAGGTCCACTGCGTCGAGACCAGGCCCGAGAACTGCGGAATAGTCATTTTCGGAGGGTCGGGCGATCTCGCGAACAGAAAGCTCCTCCCCTCCCTTTATCGCCTCTTCTGCCGGGGGCTGATGCCGGAGGATTTTTACGTAGCCGGGGTTTTGAGCTACGGCGACAGCCCGAAAAACGACGATTCTTTCCGCGAAAGCCTCAGAAAGCTCCTCGCCTTCGGTGAAGGATCCTGCGAGGAAAAGCTCGCCGCCTTTACCGAACGCTGCTACTACGCGCCGGGCGATTACCGCGACCCCGACCTTTTCTGGACTCTGGCGGGGAGGCTTGGCGGCCTCGACGGGGCGCACAAGACCGGCAACAGAAGGTTCTATTATCTCGCCGTCCCTCCGGCTTTACAGGAGCCGATAATCGCCCAGATGGGCGAAACGGGCCTGACTATGGAAGCGGAGGACAACTCGAACTGGAAGCGGGTCGTGGTTGAAAAACCCTTCGGCAGAGACCTGGAGAGCGCGATAGCCCTCAGCGCGAAGCTTCAGAGCTACCTTCTGGAACGGCAGATTTACCGGATAGACCACTACCTTGGCAAAGAGACCGTGCAGAACATCCTGATGCTGCGCTTCGCGAACGCGATCTTCGAGCCTGTCTGGAACCGGAACCATGTGGACCACGTCCAGATAACCGCCGCCGAAGCGCTGGGTGTAGAGCACCGGGGGAGTTATTACGACGACGCGGGGTGCCTCCGGGACATGTTCCAGAACCATATGTTCCAACTTCTGTCTCTGGTCGCGATGGAGCCGCCCCCCCACTTTCGGGCCGACCGCTACCGGGACGAAAAGGTAAAGCTTACCCAGAGCATAAGACCCTTTCCCAAAGAACCCGCCCTCCTTCGCAAGCAGATCGTTCGGGGGCAGTACGAGGCGGGCGAGGTGGAGGGAGAGAGGGTGAGGGGCTACAGGGAGGAGGAGGGCGTAGCGCCGGATTCGGAGACCGAAACCTACGTCGCCATGAAGCTTCTTATCGACAACTGGCGCTGGGCGGGCGTCCCGTTCTACCTCCGCTCGGGCAAGCGGCTTAAAAGAAAACTGAGCGAGATAGCGGTGATCTTCAAGCCCGTTCCCCACTCGCTTTTCAAAGAGGAGGACGAAGGCGGCCTTTCCCCGAACGTCCTCGTCCTCGGAGTGCAGCCGAAGGAGGGGATTTCCCTCACCATCGAGGCCAAGCGCCCCGGCCCTAAATTCTGCATGGGGTCGCTCACTCTGAATTTCGACTACCGCTCGGTTTTCGGCGAAGAGCCTCCGGAGGCTTACGAAAGGCTCCTCCTCGACGTAATGCTCGGGGACCAGACTCTCTTCGTCAGGAGCGACGGCATAGAATCGGCATGGTCCATCCTCACCGGCCTTCTCGACACCTGGAAGGCCAGCGACGCCGGCACAAAGGAGTGCAGTCTCAGAACTTACCCGGCGGGGTCGGGCGGCCCCGATGCGGCGGACGTGCTTCTGGGGAGAGACGGCAGGGTATGGCGAAGTTTCTGA
- the pgl gene encoding 6-phosphogluconolactonase produces MAKFLRTVRRFPTNKRFVFAAADFITGRAARSVSERGRFLLVLAGGNTPRLLYEYLAKKERVEAFPWAKTHVFWADERLTPRGGPAANAGMAERLLLSKVPIPEGNIHRPPVDAPSPEAAAKLWEEELAGFFGGFPVFDLVLLGVGSDGHTASLFPGHPALGETKRWALPVSYPLANPPVDRVTLTLPVINRARCVLFLCGREKEGIVREIEKDRGTVESPFPAARVLPAGELYFFVSGEEMTQPGGF; encoded by the coding sequence ATGGCGAAGTTTCTGAGAACCGTAAGACGCTTTCCCACGAATAAACGGTTCGTCTTTGCGGCGGCGGATTTCATAACCGGGAGAGCGGCGCGAAGCGTCTCCGAAAGGGGAAGGTTTCTTCTGGTCCTCGCCGGAGGGAACACGCCCCGGCTGCTCTACGAATATCTCGCCAAAAAAGAGAGGGTTGAAGCTTTTCCCTGGGCCAAGACCCACGTTTTCTGGGCGGACGAAAGGCTGACGCCGCGCGGCGGCCCCGCCGCCAACGCCGGAATGGCTGAAAGGCTGCTTCTCTCGAAGGTTCCCATACCCGAGGGGAACATCCACCGCCCTCCGGTTGACGCGCCCTCGCCGGAAGCGGCGGCGAAACTCTGGGAAGAAGAACTCGCCGGTTTTTTCGGCGGCTTTCCGGTCTTCGACCTCGTCCTTCTCGGCGTGGGTAGCGACGGCCACACCGCCTCGCTTTTCCCCGGCCATCCGGCGCTGGGCGAAACCAAAAGGTGGGCTCTGCCGGTGAGCTATCCTCTCGCGAATCCCCCCGTGGACCGCGTCACCCTGACCCTTCCGGTTATTAACCGCGCGCGGTGCGTCCTTTTTCTCTGCGGGAGGGAGAAGGAGGGGATTGTCCGGGAAATAGAAAAGGACCGTGGAACCGTAGAGAGTCCGTTCCCCGCGGCGAGGGTACTGCCCGCCGGAGAACTCTATTTCTTTGTCTCAGGCGAAGAGATGACACAACCAGGAGGCTTTTGA